GCCAAGGGCGGCACGGCGGCATTCTTCAACTGCGATGCCATCTCCCGCGGCTCGCTCGCCGAGGCCCACGAACAAATCGAAGCCAAGCTCGGCGCGCCGGCCATTCTCGTGAACGCCGCGGGCGGCAACGCGCCGCAAGTCACGGTCACGGCGGAGCGCGCGTTCGAGCAAATCCAGTTCGCCGACTGGCAGGCGAACT
The Verrucomicrobiota bacterium DNA segment above includes these coding regions:
- a CDS encoding SDR family NAD(P)-dependent oxidoreductase, which produces MSLFDLHGEVAVVIGGTGVLGGALADGLAEAGAQVAVLGRNAGRGEARVKSIQAKGGTAAFFNCDAISRGSLAEAHEQIEAKLGAPAILVNAAGGNAPQVTVTAERAFEQIQFADWQAN